Proteins encoded within one genomic window of Comamonas endophytica:
- a CDS encoding ABC transporter ATP-binding protein has protein sequence MSTVVQMRSSSAPAAAQAAAPLLSIRNVRMAFGGIVAVQDVGFDVMPGTVHALIGPNGAGKTTMLNCISRFYTPQQGSMRLRTANGEVELLDRKAHQVARLGIARTFQNLELFAELTVFDNVLIARSIAMRATLAEALLGLPRQRREERAEREHVQRLLEDLNLQAHAHAVVRDLPYGTQKLVELARAMALEPRLMLLDEPAAGMNNREIDALGETLKRLQASARATLLLIEHSMPLVMSISDRITVMHNGAFLAQGTPREIETHPAVIEAYLGGGKSGKRR, from the coding sequence ATGAGCACCGTCGTTCAGATGAGATCCTCTTCGGCTCCGGCGGCTGCGCAGGCCGCCGCCCCCCTGCTGAGCATCAGGAACGTGCGCATGGCCTTCGGCGGCATCGTTGCCGTGCAGGACGTGGGCTTCGACGTCATGCCCGGCACGGTGCACGCGCTGATCGGCCCCAACGGCGCCGGCAAGACGACGATGCTCAACTGCATCAGCCGCTTCTACACGCCGCAGCAGGGCTCGATGCGCCTGCGCACCGCCAACGGCGAGGTCGAGCTGCTGGACCGCAAGGCGCACCAGGTGGCGCGGCTGGGCATTGCCCGCACCTTCCAGAACCTGGAGCTGTTCGCCGAGCTGACGGTGTTCGACAACGTGCTGATCGCGCGCTCGATCGCCATGCGCGCGACGCTGGCCGAGGCGCTGCTGGGCCTGCCGCGCCAGCGCCGCGAAGAGCGCGCCGAACGCGAGCATGTGCAGCGGCTGCTCGAAGACCTGAATCTGCAGGCGCATGCCCATGCGGTGGTGCGCGACCTGCCCTACGGCACGCAAAAGCTCGTCGAGCTGGCGCGCGCGATGGCGCTGGAGCCGCGGCTGATGCTGCTGGACGAGCCCGCCGCCGGCATGAACAACCGCGAGATCGACGCGCTGGGCGAGACGCTCAAGCGGCTGCAGGCCAGCGCCCGCGCCACGCTGCTGCTGATCGAGCACAGCATGCCGCTGGTGATGTCCATCTCGGACCGCATCACCGTCATGCACAACGGCGCCTTCCTGGCCCAGGGCACGCCCCGGGAAATCGAAACCCATCCCGCAGTGATCGAGGCCTATCTCGGAGGAGGCAAGAGTGGCAAACGGCGTTGA
- a CDS encoding ABC transporter ATP-binding protein encodes MANGVETSTAAALLSVDGLTAGYGKIRALHGVSLRVPQASIVCVLGANGAGKTTLMRALSGLLPVSGGQLLFDGQSIANVPAEALVRRGIAHVPQGRMVFAQLSVRDNLVLGGYTRPAAEVRGDIDRVLEYFPRLKERIASRAGTLSGGEQQMLAIARGLLAKPRLLMLDEPSMGVAPILKDAIFETLRAIRDREKLTLLIVEQDADIALDIADEGYVIETGRVVMQGPAAELVGNEDIRRAYLGG; translated from the coding sequence GTGGCAAACGGCGTTGAAACATCCACGGCGGCGGCGCTGCTGAGCGTCGACGGCCTGACTGCGGGCTACGGCAAGATCCGCGCGCTGCACGGCGTGAGCCTGCGCGTGCCCCAGGCGAGCATCGTCTGCGTGCTGGGCGCCAATGGCGCGGGCAAGACCACGCTGATGCGCGCCCTCTCGGGCCTGCTGCCGGTGAGCGGGGGGCAGCTGCTCTTCGACGGCCAGTCCATCGCCAACGTGCCGGCCGAGGCGCTGGTGCGCCGCGGCATCGCCCATGTGCCGCAGGGCCGCATGGTCTTTGCGCAGCTGAGCGTGCGCGACAACCTGGTGCTGGGCGGCTACACCCGCCCGGCGGCCGAGGTGCGCGGCGACATCGACCGCGTGCTGGAGTACTTCCCGCGCCTGAAGGAGCGCATCGCCTCGCGCGCCGGCACGCTCTCGGGCGGCGAGCAGCAGATGCTGGCCATCGCCCGCGGGCTGCTGGCCAAGCCGCGGCTGCTGATGCTCGACGAGCCCTCGATGGGCGTGGCGCCGATCCTCAAGGACGCGATCTTCGAGACGCTGCGCGCCATCCGCGACCGCGAGAAGCTCACGCTGCTGATCGTCGAGCAGGACGCCGACATCGCGCTCGACATCGCCGACGAGGGCTATGTCATCGAGACCGGCCGCGTGGTGATGCAGGGCCCGGCCGCCGAGCTGGTGGGCAACGAAGACATCCGCCGCGCCTATCTGGGCGGCTGA
- a CDS encoding isocitrate lyase/PEP mutase family protein — protein sequence MKNERKQLRERIQSGPTFWMAGAQDALSALLVDQSDFDGVFTTGFGISASLLGQPDMEVYTLTENLGVVNHIVNIVKKPVFADGDTGYGGVLNVARTVREFEKAGVAAISIEDQISPKRCPAAAAVTPVVSIPDAVARIKAAVDARQDPDFLIVARTDVADPEEAIERAARFAEAGADLIQPISRTFRGYEDLVRLREASGRRLSLQLMQGLWMSRLTRSQIEDVAAFATYPVVTLMSTVHALQKNLATLAARRTGDVDGLPCGQTSMADFKQVIGWKALEERQAQYELG from the coding sequence ATGAAAAACGAGCGCAAGCAACTTCGTGAACGCATCCAGTCCGGCCCCACTTTCTGGATGGCTGGCGCCCAGGACGCGCTGTCCGCCCTGCTGGTCGACCAGTCGGACTTCGACGGCGTCTTCACCACCGGCTTCGGCATCTCCGCCTCGCTGCTGGGCCAGCCCGACATGGAGGTCTACACGCTGACCGAGAACCTCGGCGTCGTGAACCATATCGTCAACATCGTGAAGAAGCCGGTGTTCGCCGATGGCGATACGGGTTATGGCGGCGTGCTCAACGTCGCGCGCACGGTGCGCGAGTTCGAGAAGGCCGGCGTGGCGGCGATCTCCATCGAGGACCAGATCAGCCCCAAGCGCTGCCCGGCCGCCGCGGCAGTGACGCCGGTGGTGTCGATCCCCGACGCGGTGGCGCGCATCAAGGCCGCCGTGGATGCGCGCCAGGACCCGGACTTCCTGATCGTCGCGCGCACCGACGTGGCCGATCCCGAGGAAGCCATCGAGCGCGCGGCGCGCTTCGCCGAAGCCGGCGCCGACCTGATCCAGCCGATTTCGCGCACCTTCAGGGGCTACGAGGACCTGGTGCGGCTGCGCGAGGCCTCGGGCCGGCGCCTGTCGCTGCAGCTGATGCAGGGCCTGTGGATGTCGCGCCTCACGCGCTCGCAGATCGAGGACGTCGCCGCCTTCGCCACCTACCCGGTGGTCACGCTGATGAGCACCGTGCATGCGCTGCAGAAGAACCTGGCGACGCTGGCGGCGCGGCGCACCGGCGATGTCGACGGCCTGCCCTGCGGGCAGACCAGCATGGCCGACTTCAAGCAGGTGATCGGCTGGAAGGCGCTGGAGGAACGCCAGGCGCAGTACGAGCTGGGGTGA